Within the Burkholderia mayonis genome, the region CGTTGTCGGCGACGGTCCGATGCGGCCACAGCGCGTACGACTGGAACACGAGGCCGAGCGAGCGCGCCTCGGCGGGCAGGTCGACGTGGCGCGCGCCGTCGAAGAACGTACGTTCGTCCAGCCGGATGCGGCCGGACGACGGCGTTTCGAGCCCGGCGACCGCGCGCAGCAGCGTCGTCTTGCCGCTGCCCGACGCGCCGAGCAGGCACACGACCTCGCCCGCGTTCAATTCGAACGACACGCCCTTGAGGATCGGGTTCGCGCCGTAGCTCAGATGCAGATCGTCGACGATGAGCTTATCCATGCAGTTTCACTCCGAAGCGCAACGCGACGGCGAGTCCCGCGCCGACCATTGCGATGTTGATGACGGACAGCGCGGCGACCTGATCGACCGCGCCCGTCGCCCAAAGCGACACGAGCAGCGCGCCGATCACCTCGGTGCCGGGCGACAGCAGATAGACGGCCGTCGAGTATTCACGCTCGAAGATCATGAAGATCAGCAGCCACGCGGCGAGCAGGCCGAAGCGCACGAGCGGCAGCGTCACGTCGAGCGACACGCGCGCGCGCGTCGCGCCGACGCTGCGGCCCGCTTCCTCGAGCTCCGGTCCGACCTGCAGGAGCGCGCTCTGGATCACGCGCATCCCATAGGCGAGCCACACGACCGTGTACGCGATCCAGATGCTCCACATCGAGCTCTTCAGCTCGCGCAGGCCCGGCACGAACAGGAAGATCCACAGGAACGCGAGGCCGGCGAGGAGGCCCGGCACCGCGCGCGGCAGCAGCACGATGTAGTCGAGCATGCGCGCGACCCAGTCGTGGCGGCGGTGGCCCGCGAACGCGACGAGCGAATAGAAGCCGATCGCGAGCGCGCCGCCGATCACGCCGATGCCGAGCGTGTTGACGATCGCGCGCACGAGGTTGTCCTGCTCGAACAGCTCGACGAAGTTCGCGACCGTCAGCACTTCGGCGAGCGCCACGCCTTCGCCCCAGTTCGTCACGAACGCGCGCAGCACGATGCCCGAGATCGGCACGATCACGGTGAGCGCGAGCCACACGGCGACGATCGCGAGCGCGACCCAGCGCCACGCGCGCAGCGGCAGCACGGTCGGGCGGCCGGCCTTGCCCTTGACGGTCACGTAACGGTTCGCCGATTTCAGCAGATGGCGCTGCAGCAGCACGAGCGGGAACGTGATCGCGATGATGCACACGGCGACGGCCGCCATCAGGTGATACGACGGCACGCCGAGCTTGTTCGTCAGCTTGTACAGGTATGTCGCGAGCACGAGATGGCCTTCGGGGTCGCCGAGCACGAGCGGCAGCCCGAACACTTCGAAGCCGAGGAAGAACACGAGCACGCCCGAGAAGAGCAGGGCGGGCAGCGTCATCGGCAGGCTCACGTCGAGCGCGACGCGGAATGGCCGCGCACCCGTTACGCGCGCCGCTTCCTCGACGTCCGAGCCGAGGTTGCGCAGCGCGGCCGACGCGTACAGGTATACGTGCGGCACGTGCGTCAGCCCGGCGATCAGCGTGATCGCGAAGATCGAATAGACGTTCCAGGGTACGCTCGATACGCCGAGCAGATCCTTGAACCACACCGAATAGAAGCCGACCGGACCGGCCGCGACGACGTAGCCGAACGCGAGCACCATCGGCGACACGAACACGGGCGTGAGCACGAGCGGCTCGAGCCAGCGGCGGCCGGGCAGGTCGGTGCGCACCATCAGGAACGCGAGGATGCCGCCGAGCGGAATCGAGATGAACAGCATCCCGCCCGCGACGATGAACGAGTTCTTCACGGCCGACCAGAAGTCGGGATCG harbors:
- a CDS encoding ABC transporter permease; translation: MLTTSTGRPSAPVTHARGDGAPPAPAAGGLWPLAGMLRWIVVAVLTIAVALPIAFIVFQSLLSAPFFDANRTLGIEGFRFIFTDPDFWSAVKNSFIVAGGMLFISIPLGGILAFLMVRTDLPGRRWLEPLVLTPVFVSPMVLAFGYVVAAGPVGFYSVWFKDLLGVSSVPWNVYSIFAITLIAGLTHVPHVYLYASAALRNLGSDVEEAARVTGARPFRVALDVSLPMTLPALLFSGVLVFFLGFEVFGLPLVLGDPEGHLVLATYLYKLTNKLGVPSYHLMAAVAVCIIAITFPLVLLQRHLLKSANRYVTVKGKAGRPTVLPLRAWRWVALAIVAVWLALTVIVPISGIVLRAFVTNWGEGVALAEVLTVANFVELFEQDNLVRAIVNTLGIGVIGGALAIGFYSLVAFAGHRRHDWVARMLDYIVLLPRAVPGLLAGLAFLWIFLFVPGLRELKSSMWSIWIAYTVVWLAYGMRVIQSALLQVGPELEEAGRSVGATRARVSLDVTLPLVRFGLLAAWLLIFMIFEREYSTAVYLLSPGTEVIGALLVSLWATGAVDQVAALSVINIAMVGAGLAVALRFGVKLHG